In Leptodesmis sichuanensis A121, the following are encoded in one genomic region:
- a CDS encoding acetolactate synthase large subunit: MGEMNTAELLVQCLENEGVEYVFGLPGEENLHVLEALKYSNIRFITTRHEQGAAFMADVYGRLTGKAGVCLSTLGPGATNLMTGVADANLDRAPLVAITGQVGTDRMHIESHQYLDLVAMFAPVTKWNAQIVRPSNTPEIVRKAFKIAQTEKPGAVHIDLPENIAAMAAVGKPLQKDSQEKVYAAFSSIEKAAELISKAEHPLILVGNGGIRANASKMLTDFATKLNIPVANTFMGKGVIRYTHPLALWAVGLQQRDYISCGFDRADLVICVGYDLVEYSPKKWNPNGDIPIIHISMTSAEVDSSYIPAVEVVGDISDSLQEILARADRTGKPVPYAVDLRTEILKDYLQYSKDDAFPIKPQKIIYDLRQVMGPDDIVISDVGAHKMWMARHYHCERPNTCIISNGFAAMGIAIPGAIAAKLVHPEHRVVAVTGDGGFMMNCQELETALRVGTPFVTLIFNDGGYGLIEWKQYNQFGESAFVKFGNPDFVKFAESMGLKGYRVESCLDLMPILKEALEQDVPAVIDCPVDYQENLRFSQRAGDLTCEIWD; encoded by the coding sequence ATGGGTGAAATGAATACGGCTGAATTGCTCGTGCAATGCCTTGAAAATGAAGGCGTGGAATATGTTTTCGGGCTGCCGGGAGAAGAAAACCTGCACGTTCTGGAAGCCTTGAAGTATTCCAACATTCGCTTCATCACCACCCGCCACGAACAGGGAGCCGCCTTTATGGCCGATGTCTACGGTCGGCTGACGGGTAAAGCTGGGGTTTGTCTTTCGACCTTAGGGCCAGGGGCAACAAATTTAATGACAGGCGTGGCAGATGCGAATTTGGATCGGGCACCGTTGGTTGCCATTACCGGTCAGGTGGGAACCGATCGTATGCATATTGAATCCCACCAATACCTCGATCTGGTGGCCATGTTTGCCCCCGTGACGAAATGGAACGCCCAGATTGTTCGCCCCAGTAATACGCCAGAAATTGTGCGGAAGGCGTTTAAGATTGCTCAGACGGAAAAGCCGGGAGCGGTTCATATTGATTTGCCGGAGAATATTGCAGCAATGGCCGCTGTGGGTAAACCGTTGCAGAAGGATTCTCAGGAGAAAGTCTATGCCGCTTTTTCCAGTATTGAGAAAGCCGCAGAACTGATCTCGAAAGCTGAACATCCTCTGATTCTGGTTGGGAATGGTGGGATTCGAGCCAATGCCTCGAAAATGCTGACGGATTTTGCCACCAAATTAAATATTCCAGTGGCGAATACGTTTATGGGCAAAGGAGTGATTCGCTATACCCATCCGCTAGCGCTCTGGGCTGTGGGACTGCAACAGCGTGACTATATTAGTTGCGGTTTCGATCGCGCCGATCTGGTGATTTGCGTTGGGTATGACCTGGTCGAGTATTCTCCTAAGAAATGGAACCCGAATGGCGATATTCCGATCATCCATATCAGCATGACTTCTGCCGAAGTGGATAGCAGCTATATTCCTGCTGTCGAAGTCGTAGGAGACATTTCTGATTCTTTGCAAGAAATTCTGGCACGGGCCGATCGCACTGGCAAGCCTGTCCCCTATGCTGTGGACTTGCGCACGGAGATTCTCAAGGATTACTTGCAATACTCCAAGGATGATGCCTTTCCCATCAAACCGCAGAAGATCATTTATGATCTACGGCAGGTGATGGGGCCAGATGATATTGTCATTTCCGATGTGGGGGCACACAAGATGTGGATGGCCCGCCATTACCATTGTGAACGTCCCAATACTTGCATTATCTCTAACGGCTTTGCGGCCATGGGGATTGCCATTCCGGGAGCGATCGCGGCCAAGCTGGTGCATCCTGAACATCGGGTTGTCGCTGTAACTGGGGATGGTGGTTTCATGATGAACTGTCAGGAACTGGAAACGGCGCTGCGGGTAGGCACTCCCTTTGTCACTCTGATTTTCAACGATGGGGGCTACGGCCTGATCGAATGGAAACAGTACAACCAATTTGGTGAGTCTGCTTTCGTTAAGTTTGGCAATCCCGACTTTGTCAAATTCGCCGAGAGTATGGGTCTGAAGGGATATCGGGTGGAATCCTGCCTGGATCTGATGCCGATTCTCAAGGAAGCCTTAGAGCAGGACGTACCAGCCGTGATTGATTGTCCTGTAGATTATCAAGAAAATCTGCGCTTCTCGCAACGGGCTGGGGATCTAACCTGTGAAATTTGGGATTGA
- a CDS encoding response regulator transcription factor — protein sequence MSFTLTLDQTKAQKGLRMGRILLVEDEELIRETIALALIDEGYDVVAVEDGRAALDLLHQTDESGNYRGKKQSPSTPASEQPGFDVIVLDLMLPYVNGLDLCRIIRREGNNVPILMLSAKGSETDRVVGLEVGADDYLTKPFGMRELIARCRALLRRQHQFQAEPEQPLLKFNDITLYPQECRVVVRGEEINFSPKEFKILELFMSYPRRVWSREQLLERIWGPDFIGDSKTVDVHIRWLREKLETDPSNPEYLVTVRGFGYRFG from the coding sequence ATGTCGTTTACGCTGACCTTAGATCAGACGAAAGCTCAAAAAGGATTGCGTATGGGTCGCATCCTGTTGGTTGAAGATGAAGAATTGATTCGAGAAACGATCGCCCTGGCATTGATAGATGAAGGCTATGACGTTGTAGCCGTTGAGGATGGTCGAGCGGCACTTGATCTGCTCCACCAAACGGACGAATCAGGGAATTACCGCGGCAAAAAACAGTCTCCATCCACTCCCGCTTCTGAGCAACCAGGTTTTGACGTAATTGTTCTGGATTTGATGCTGCCCTACGTCAATGGGCTGGATTTATGTCGCATTATTCGGCGAGAAGGAAACAACGTCCCTATTCTGATGCTGAGTGCTAAAGGCAGTGAGACCGATCGGGTCGTGGGCTTAGAAGTTGGTGCAGATGATTACTTAACGAAGCCTTTTGGGATGCGAGAGTTGATTGCTCGCTGTCGGGCCTTATTGCGTCGTCAGCATCAATTTCAGGCAGAACCTGAGCAACCCCTGCTTAAATTTAATGACATTACCCTTTATCCCCAGGAATGCCGGGTTGTGGTGCGGGGCGAAGAGATTAATTTTTCGCCTAAAGAGTTTAAGATTCTGGAATTGTTCATGAGTTATCCCCGGCGGGTGTGGTCACGGGAACAATTGTTGGAGCGCATCTGGGGGCCAGATTTCATTGGAGATAGCAAAACAGTGGATGTACACATTCGCTGGTTACGTGAAAAGTTAGAAACCGATCCCAGTAATCCGGAATATTTGGTTACAGTCAGAGGGTTTGGCTATCGCTTCGGTTAA
- a CDS encoding N-acetylmannosamine-6-phosphate 2-epimerase: MAADFSQLAPILQGGLIVSCQAPVDSPMHEPSVIAAIAQASVNQGAVGVRIDTPAHVKAVRQRISAPIIGLWKQVIPGFEVYITPQFHHAAAIAAAGADIIAIDATPRRRPGEETLESLIEQIHSQLGKPVMADVDTLESAIAAAKAGADMVGTTLFGYTPKTNHLTPPGFELLTQLVHTLDAFIICEGGIASPAMARHALQLGADAVVVGTAITGIDLQVKAYCAELRSANH, encoded by the coding sequence ATGGCTGCTGATTTTTCTCAACTGGCTCCCATACTTCAGGGTGGGTTGATTGTCTCTTGTCAGGCTCCTGTCGATTCACCGATGCATGAGCCGAGTGTGATTGCAGCGATCGCGCAGGCCTCTGTGAATCAGGGGGCAGTCGGCGTACGGATTGACACTCCTGCTCATGTAAAAGCGGTACGACAGCGCATATCGGCTCCCATTATTGGCCTCTGGAAGCAGGTCATCCCAGGCTTTGAGGTATACATTACGCCCCAGTTTCACCACGCTGCCGCGATCGCCGCCGCCGGAGCCGACATTATTGCCATTGATGCCACACCACGTCGCCGTCCTGGAGAGGAAACTCTGGAGTCATTGATTGAGCAAATTCACAGTCAATTAGGGAAACCAGTCATGGCAGATGTAGATACATTGGAAAGTGCGATCGCTGCCGCCAAGGCCGGAGCCGATATGGTCGGTACCACCCTATTTGGTTACACCCCGAAAACTAACCACCTGACCCCTCCCGGTTTTGAACTGCTCACCCAATTAGTCCATACACTGGATGCCTTCATCATCTGTGAGGGTGGCATTGCTTCCCCCGCGATGGCCCGCCATGCTCTTCAGTTGGGAGCCGACGCGGTAGTTGTGGGAACTGCTATTACAGGCATTGACTTACAGGTAAAAGCCTATTGCGCAGAACTGCGATCGGCCAATCATTAA
- a CDS encoding ArnT family glycosyltransferase — MVDGHYTGKNRWSSRELSSVIAWLAGGLLLRSLIAVWLPVGFDEAYYYLYTQHLDWSYFDHPLMVALSTGFGPWLTGTVSPFTIRLGTLLLYTGALLFLYLTSARLFSKQAAQLTLAIASLIPIFAIGFGVLTLPDSPLMFFWSATLYVAATEFFPDSDYQPTYRLTIIGLLVGLACLSKYHGLALGFGLVGFCLTSSAHRRALVSPWMLGAVALFLLAIAPVLIWNSQHDWISFRYQSGRAIPDRGYSLLELLGVFLLGIAYLFPTFGFPLWWVSGKAVWEVGSGSVEKRNASWFLSHGSRAEGNGPRTKDFSPSNIQTSKSKITYVLWLSLPLMLIFTLMGGYRAILPTWPMPGFWGATLLLGDRAVVWQQRSPKGVRRWLWGSGLAIVTLLLVALLHLSLGTLQKPSRFAWFGGFLPAQSDASVQLLDIHQIRQGFIDSSVLMKALKQADFVFTSEIFLAGQVSMALAPLNPPPLTSFTEDLRGFAYWSTAEQWVGKNGLYLTSTRLADITPYQTYFETIQKIAEIPIQRGGAIVEVIQIYYCQNLLKPYPRPMKTQDVKGF, encoded by the coding sequence GTGGTAGACGGGCATTATACAGGGAAAAATAGGTGGTCGTCGCGAGAGTTAAGCAGCGTCATTGCATGGCTGGCTGGGGGTTTACTACTTCGCAGTCTGATTGCGGTCTGGTTGCCTGTGGGGTTTGATGAAGCGTACTACTACCTCTATACCCAGCATTTGGACTGGAGCTACTTTGATCATCCCCTGATGGTGGCTCTATCGACGGGTTTTGGCCCCTGGCTCACGGGAACTGTCTCCCCCTTCACCATTCGCCTCGGAACTCTGCTGCTATATACCGGAGCGTTGCTGTTCTTATACCTGACCAGTGCTCGATTATTTTCAAAGCAGGCTGCCCAATTGACGCTGGCGATCGCTTCTCTCATCCCCATTTTCGCGATCGGCTTCGGTGTATTAACCCTACCGGACAGTCCCCTGATGTTCTTCTGGTCAGCGACGCTTTACGTTGCCGCCACAGAATTCTTTCCAGATTCGGATTACCAGCCCACCTATCGTCTTACCATCATCGGTCTGCTGGTGGGACTGGCCTGCCTGAGTAAGTATCACGGCTTGGCCCTGGGATTTGGTCTGGTCGGCTTTTGCCTCACCAGTTCCGCTCATCGCAGAGCACTGGTTTCGCCCTGGATGCTAGGAGCAGTGGCATTATTTCTGCTGGCGATCGCCCCCGTTCTGATCTGGAACAGTCAGCATGATTGGATTTCCTTTCGTTACCAATCCGGTCGTGCCATCCCCGATCGGGGCTACAGCCTGCTGGAACTCCTGGGAGTCTTTCTCCTGGGAATTGCCTATCTATTTCCGACCTTTGGCTTTCCCTTGTGGTGGGTGAGTGGAAAGGCAGTTTGGGAGGTAGGAAGTGGGAGCGTGGAGAAGCGCAATGCGTCCTGGTTTCTGAGTCATGGGTCACGGGCAGAGGGCAACGGACCACGGACAAAAGACTTTTCCCCATCCAACATCCAAACTTCAAAATCCAAAATCACCTATGTTCTCTGGCTTTCTCTGCCCCTGATGCTGATTTTCACCCTGATGGGAGGTTATCGGGCCATCTTACCAACCTGGCCGATGCCGGGATTTTGGGGAGCTACCTTGTTATTGGGCGATCGAGCAGTCGTGTGGCAACAGCGATCGCCAAAAGGAGTACGACGCTGGCTCTGGGGATCAGGACTGGCGATCGTCACTCTGTTACTGGTGGCATTGCTCCACCTCTCGTTGGGAACGTTGCAGAAGCCCAGCCGTTTTGCCTGGTTTGGCGGCTTCCTGCCTGCCCAATCTGATGCCTCTGTGCAACTACTGGACATTCACCAGATTCGTCAAGGATTTATCGATTCCTCAGTTCTGATGAAGGCACTAAAACAGGCTGATTTTGTCTTTACCAGTGAAATCTTTTTAGCCGGACAGGTGAGTATGGCTCTGGCTCCCTTAAATCCGCCCCCGCTCACCAGCTTCACGGAAGACTTGCGCGGCTTTGCCTACTGGTCTACGGCTGAACAATGGGTGGGCAAAAACGGGCTATATCTCACCTCCACCCGACTTGCCGACATCACCCCATATCAAACCTACTTTGAAACCATCCAAAAAATCGCAGAAATCCCCATCCAGCGCGGCGGGGCGATCGTTGAAGTCATCCAGATCTACTACTGTCAAAACCTACTAAAACCCTATCCCCGCCCCATGAAGACTCAGGATGTCAAAGGCTTTTGA
- a CDS encoding class I SAM-dependent methyltransferase, giving the protein MGLRLQQIVPWGRSLAEYIQMFDLTETDLKGRILDCGGGPASFNAELTRQGAAIISCDPVYQFSAAEIAQRITETCPLILKGVQENLDHYVWQGIASPEHLVAVRMAAMQQFLVDFPQGLQAGRYRVAALPDLPFHKHQFDLALCSHLLFTYSDHLSWEFHQAAIAEMLRVAQEVRVFPLLKISGERSPFVEPMCEQLTQQGYQVQIKPVDYEFQRGGNQLLQVCSNG; this is encoded by the coding sequence ATGGGATTGAGATTGCAGCAGATTGTTCCCTGGGGGCGATCGCTGGCGGAATATATTCAGATGTTCGACCTGACAGAGACTGATCTCAAGGGCCGGATTTTAGACTGTGGGGGTGGGCCTGCCAGTTTCAATGCCGAGCTAACCCGGCAGGGGGCTGCCATCATTTCTTGCGACCCCGTGTATCAATTCTCTGCCGCCGAAATTGCTCAGCGCATTACTGAAACCTGTCCCCTGATTCTGAAAGGAGTACAGGAAAATCTGGATCACTATGTCTGGCAAGGGATTGCTTCCCCTGAACATTTAGTAGCAGTGCGAATGGCAGCGATGCAACAGTTCCTGGTGGATTTTCCACAAGGACTTCAGGCAGGACGCTATCGAGTGGCAGCCTTGCCTGATTTGCCATTTCACAAGCATCAGTTTGACCTGGCTCTCTGCTCTCATTTATTGTTTACCTACTCCGATCACCTATCCTGGGAGTTCCATCAGGCTGCGATCGCGGAAATGCTGCGGGTGGCTCAGGAAGTGCGGGTATTTCCCTTGCTTAAAATTTCTGGCGAACGGTCTCCTTTTGTTGAGCCAATGTGTGAACAACTGACTCAGCAGGGATATCAGGTACAGATCAAGCCTGTGGATTATGAATTTCAACGAGGAGGAAATCAGCTTCTGCAAGTGTGTTCAAATGGTTAA
- a CDS encoding branched-chain amino acid transaminase, translating to MENFLPIAYLQNRFLPFEAANVSIATHALHYGTGAFGGMRGIPDPQNPNQILLFRLDRHCQRLSASAKLLQYDLPASKIQETIIDFVQKNKPSTSFYIRPFVYNSGLGVSPRLHNIEKDFLIYGLEMADYLPPGGVSCRISSWYRQEDRSLPLRGKISAAYITSSLAKTEAVESGFDESILMNTQGKVSEASGMNIFIVRNNTLITPGFEQDILEGITRDSVLAIARNLGITIQERPVDRSELLIADEVFLCGTAAKIAPVKRIENYELPTHRPITTTLREKLIAITENRDEQYQDWIFKVPIH from the coding sequence ATGGAAAACTTTCTGCCCATCGCTTACCTGCAAAACCGGTTTTTGCCCTTTGAAGCGGCCAACGTTTCGATCGCCACTCACGCCCTGCATTATGGAACCGGAGCATTTGGCGGAATGCGCGGCATCCCCGACCCCCAAAATCCCAACCAGATCCTGTTGTTTCGGCTCGATCGCCATTGCCAGCGACTGAGTGCCAGTGCCAAACTGCTGCAATACGACTTGCCCGCCAGCAAAATTCAGGAAACAATTATTGATTTTGTCCAAAAAAATAAACCCAGTACGTCGTTTTATATCCGTCCGTTTGTCTATAACTCTGGCCTGGGAGTGTCGCCTCGCCTGCACAATATTGAAAAAGATTTTCTGATTTATGGGTTAGAAATGGCCGACTACCTGCCACCCGGAGGGGTGTCCTGTCGGATTAGCTCCTGGTATCGGCAGGAAGATCGCAGTCTGCCTTTACGCGGCAAAATCAGTGCCGCTTACATCACCTCTTCCCTGGCGAAGACTGAAGCGGTAGAGTCAGGATTTGATGAATCAATTCTGATGAATACGCAGGGTAAGGTCAGTGAAGCCTCCGGAATGAATATTTTTATAGTGCGCAATAATACTCTGATTACTCCCGGTTTTGAACAGGATATTTTGGAAGGGATTACTCGTGATAGCGTACTGGCGATCGCCCGTAATTTAGGAATTACCATTCAGGAACGACCAGTCGATCGCTCCGAACTGCTGATTGCCGATGAAGTCTTCCTCTGTGGTACAGCCGCTAAAATCGCCCCCGTGAAACGAATTGAGAACTACGAATTGCCGACCCACCGACCCATCACCACCACCCTCCGAGAAAAACTGATTGCGATTACCGAAAACCGGGACGAGCAGTATCAAGACTGGATCTTCAAGGTGCCGATTCACTAA
- a CDS encoding phosphoadenylyl-sulfate reductase — protein sequence MVQLTGQPTAGLDIPALETELADQSPQKILERALDLFDNIAISFSGAEDVVLIDMAHRLNKPFKVFSLDTGRLHPETYQFIDRVRKHYGITIDVMYPDAAQVEALVREKGLFSFYEDGHKECCDIRKVAPLRRKLATLDAWVTGQRQDQNPSTRAGVPVVQLDGAFSSGDRALIKFNPLSRWTSADVWLYIRAFEVPYNPLHERGFISIGCEPCTRPVLPNQHEREGRWWWEDAGKKECGLHSINQEKQG from the coding sequence ATGGTGCAGTTAACTGGGCAACCCACCGCTGGTCTGGACATTCCAGCACTGGAGACAGAACTTGCTGATCAAAGTCCACAGAAAATTCTGGAACGGGCACTGGACCTGTTTGATAACATTGCGATTTCGTTCAGTGGCGCAGAAGACGTGGTGTTAATCGACATGGCTCACCGCCTCAACAAACCCTTTAAGGTCTTCAGCCTGGATACGGGGCGGCTACATCCTGAAACTTACCAGTTCATCGATCGCGTGAGAAAGCACTACGGCATTACGATCGACGTGATGTATCCCGATGCGGCTCAAGTAGAAGCACTGGTAAGGGAAAAAGGACTGTTCAGCTTCTACGAAGATGGCCACAAAGAATGCTGCGATATTCGGAAGGTCGCTCCCCTACGCCGCAAACTGGCTACTCTAGATGCCTGGGTGACAGGTCAGCGGCAGGATCAGAATCCATCTACTCGTGCAGGTGTTCCTGTAGTGCAACTGGATGGGGCATTTTCCAGTGGCGATCGCGCTTTAATCAAGTTCAATCCTCTGTCCCGCTGGACTTCTGCTGATGTCTGGTTGTACATCCGCGCCTTTGAAGTTCCCTATAACCCCCTGCATGAGCGCGGCTTCATCAGCATTGGCTGTGAACCCTGCACTCGTCCTGTGTTACCGAACCAACATGAACGCGAAGGCCGCTGGTGGTGGGAAGATGCAGGCAAGAAGGAATGTGGCTTGCATAGCATTAACCAGGAAAAACAAGGGTAG